Proteins from one Camelina sativa cultivar DH55 chromosome 8, Cs, whole genome shotgun sequence genomic window:
- the LOC104705908 gene encoding uncharacterized protein LOC104705908 isoform X2, which produces MSLSRLQKFKLFAAHRSLEASSAAGNPAMSPTKSPVFNLRRRKTLRMLFEKSSDSRRRNLRQILEDSPESDGNSGKNKRGNHRAARGKLKELLVTSPSPPFNGREEICRGGGEERSENLSSVTVRSVAYNGDGRELTGRRLGSSGSVQSFRLRILRKPWRPVLVTIPEQ; this is translated from the exons ATGTCACTCTCCCGCCTACAAAAATTCAAGCTTTTCGCCGCACATCGCAGCTTAGAGGCATCCTCTGCCGCCGGGAACCCCGCGATGAGTCCGACGAAGAGCCCTGTATTTAATCTCCGGCGACGCAAAACCCTGCGGATGCTGTTCGAAAAGAGCTCCGACAGTCGCAGACGCAATCTCCGTCAGATCCTTGAGGATTCGCCGGAATCTGATGGAAACTCCGGGAAAAATAAGAGGGGGAAC CACCGAGCTGCTAGGGGCAAACTGAAAGAGCTCTTGGTGACATCGCCGTCGCCGCCGTTCAATGGTAGAGAAGAGATTTGCCGAGGCGGTGGAGAAGAGAGGAGCGAGAATCTGTCGTCGGTGACAGTTCGCTCCGTTGCTTATAACGGTGACGGGAGAGAGTTAACGGGTCGAAGATTGGGTTCGTCCGGTTCGGTTCAATCATTTCGGTTGAGGATTTTGAGAAAACCATGGAGACCAGTCCTAGTTACTATTCctgaacaataa
- the LOC104705904 gene encoding chloroplastic group IIA intron splicing facilitator CRS1, chloroplastic-like produces the protein MQTSLFLSARAFPSLITNSSLNPNQNPSNAAKTPQFDQFREKNRGLSSDAVIKVPTAPWMKGPIFLRPDEILETEKRNKPRKVEEKTFKALNRRESGVRGRKAMKRIVRYVEKLDESCDFEDTQMDDLSEFEYLGRVAERTTELYEKRRGGRMPWEREEERFVLRRTKKERVQTTAELILDEGLLSRLRGEASKMRKWVNVRKAGVTETVVNEIRLIWRLNELAMVRFDVPLCRNMERAQEIIEMKTGGLVVLSKKEFLVVYRGGPSSSSEKTDSGRDEISSSLYEREADRLLDGLGPRYMDWWMRRPFPVDADLLPEVVNGYTTPSRRCPPNTRAKLSDEELTYLRNIAQALPFHFVLGRNHGLQGLASAIVKLWERSIIAKIAIKWGALNTNNEEMADKLKHLTGGVLILRNRYLIILFRGKDFLTGEVADLVDDRERLLRSYQHFEETKRESEIEIVEVVTNGKQLEETSKTGTLLEFQELQRKFGEMETRNLETEAEKARLEKELKSQEHKLSILKSKIEKATMELFRLNSLWKPSEREDDIELFTNEERECLRRVGLKMNSSLVLGRRGIFHGVMEGLHQHWKHREVAKVITMQKIFSRVVYTAKALEAESNGLLISVEKLKEGHAILIYRGKNYKRPSSKLMAQNLLTKRKALQRSVAMQRLGSLKFFAYQRERAIEALKVSLVNLQDSASELG, from the exons ATGCAAACTTCACTGTTCCTATCGGCGCGAGCTTTTCCATCTTTGATCACTAACTCATCCTTAAACCCTAATCAAAACCCCTCGAATGCGGCTAAAACCCCTCAATTTGATCAATTTAGGGAGAAGAACAGAGGACTCTCCTCTGATGCTGTGATTAAGGTTCCGACTGCTCCATGGATGAAAGGTCCTATCTTTCTTCGACCCGATGAGATTCTCGAAACTGAGAAGAGGAACAAGCCACGAAAAGTTGAAGAGAAGACGTTCAAGGCGTTGAATCGTAGAGAGAGTGGTGTCAGGGGAAGGAAAGCGATGAAGAGAATCGTGCGTTATGTCGAGAAGCTTGATGAAAGCTGCGATTTTGAAGATACCCAGATGGATGATTTGAGTGAATTCGAGTATTTAGGTCGAGTTGCGGAGAGAACCACCGAGTTGTATGAGAAGAGACGTGGCGGGAGAATGCCatgggaaagagaagaagagaggtttGTATTGCGGAGgacgaagaaggagagagtTCAGACTACGGCTGAGCTTATCCTCGACGAAGGTTTGTTGAGTAGACTGAGAGGTGAAGCTTCGAAGATGAGAAAATGGGTGAATGTGAGAAAAGCAGGAGTTACTGAGACAGTTGTGAATGAGATTAGATTGATCTGGAGGTTGAATGAGCTTGCTATGGTGAGATTTGATGTTCCTCTTTGTAGGAATATGGAGCGAGCTCAAGAGATCATAGAG ATGAAGACTGGAGGCTTGGTTGTGTTAAGCAAGAAGGAGTTTCTCGTTGTTTATCGAGGAGGACCGAGTTCTTCATCAGAGAAAACCGATTCAGGACGAGATGAGATTAGCTCATCATTGTACGAGAGAGAAGCTGATAGGTTGTTGGATGGTTTAGGGCCTCGATATATGGATTGGTGGATGAGAAGACCGTTTCCTGTTGATGCTGACTTGCTTCCTGAAGTGGTTAATGGATATACAACTCCATCTAGACGTTGTCCACCAAACACTAGAGCTAAGCTAAGCGATGAAGAGCTCACCTACTTGAGAAACATTGCTCAAGCTTTACCGTTTCATTTCGTCCTTG GAAGGAACCATGGGTTACAAGGTTTAGCTTCCGCTATTGTGAAACTATGGGAGAGAAGTATTATTGCAAAGATTGCAATCAAATGGGGAGCTCTCAATACAAACAATGAGGAAATGGCAGATAAATTGAAG CATCTCACTGGAGGAGTTTTGATACTACGAAACAGATACTTAATAATACTTTTCAGAGGCAAAGACTTCCTCACTGGAGAAGTTGCCGATTTGGTTGATGACAGAGAGAGATTACTCAGAAGCTACCAACATTTTGAAGAAACTAAACGCGAGAGCGAGATTGAAATCGTGGAGGTGGTAACAAATGGTAAGCAGTTGGAGGAAACAAGCAAAACTGGAACTTTATTAGAGTTTCAAGAACTTCAAAGAAAATTTGGTGAAATGGAGACGAGAAACCTAGAGACTGAGGCTGAGAAAGCAAGGCTAGAAAAGGAACTCAAAAGCCAAGAACACAAGCTTTCCATC TTAAAATCAAAGATAGAGAAAGCAACAATGGAGTTGTTCAGACTGAATTCGTTATGGAAACCATCTGAGCGAGAGGATGACATCGAACTATTCACTAACGAAGAAAGAGAATGCTTGAGAAGAGTAGGGCTGAAGATGAACAGCAGCTTGGTTCTCG GTAGAAGAGGAATATTTCATGGTGTAATGGAAGGTCTGCATCAGCATTGGAAGCACAGGGAAGTTGCGAAAGTGATCACGATGCAGAAGATATTCTCGAGGGTTGTTTACACAGCGAAAGCCCTTGAAGCAGAGAGCAATGGACTACTTATCTCAGTTGAAAAACTTAAAGAAGGACACGCGATACTCATATACCGTGGCAAGAACTACAAACGTCCTTCATCAAAACTAATGGCACAGAATCTTTTGACGAAAAGAAAAGCGTTACAAAGATCTGTTGCGATGCAGCGGCTCGGC TCACTGAAGTTCTTCGCTTaccaaagagagagagcaatAGAAGCTTTGAAGGTGAGTTTGGTAAACCTTCAAGACTCTGCTTCTGAGTTAGGTTGA
- the LOC104705905 gene encoding uncharacterized protein LOC104705905 isoform X1, with the protein MGSIDHKSKKEEEQYPMISKPLRSILLQKGSYFLSSLFFVVGFSVGLFLCLQLKALHMSTMTTQRQPLWSTLLIFNHTTTMDIIGELPLRVLQHNMSDQELFIKVASLSSSPPSSLSSSSWFGRRHNNDGKMVVKVAFMFMTGGRLPLAGLWEKFFEGHEGFYSIYVHTNPPFQDSFPQTSVFYSRRIPSQPVYWGTSSMIDAEKRLLGNALLDESNQRFVLLSDSCIPLYNFTTIYDYLTGTNLSFIGSFDDPRKSGRGRYNRNMYPQINITHWRKGSQWFETTRELALHIIADTFYYKIFDQHCKPPCYMDEHYIPTLVHMLHGEMSSNRTLTWVDWSKVGPHPGRFIWPDITDEFLNRIRFTDECVYHGRGGENITTSKCFLFARKFTAETLEPLLRISPVVLGFGP; encoded by the exons ATGGGCAGTATTGATCATAAgagcaagaaagaagaagaacagtaCCCAATGATCTCAAAACCCTTGAGATCGATTCTCTTACAAAAGGGTAGTTATTTCTTAAGCTCGCTCTTCTTTGTAGTCGGTTTCTCGGTTGGTCTCTTCCTTTGTCTCCAACTAAAAGCCTTACACATGTCTACGATGACGACACAACGACAACCCTTATGGTCTACATTACTAATATTCAACCACACCACAACGATGGACATCATAGGAGAGTTGCCACTACGAGTACTTCAACACAACATGAGTGATCAAGAACTATTCATCAAAGTCGcgtcattatcatcatcaccaccatcatccttatcatcatcatcgtggTTTGGGAGGAGACATAATAATGATGGGAAGATGGTGGTGAAGGTGGCTTTCATGTTCATGACAG GTGGAAGACTTCCATTGGCTGGCTTGTGGGAGAAGTTCTTTGAAGGACATGAAGGGTTTTATTCCATATATGTCCATACTAATCCACCTTTTCAAGATTCTTTCCCACAAACTTCTGTCTTCTATTCAAGAAGAATCCCAAGCCAG CCAGTTTACTGGGGAACATCATCAATGATAGACGCAGAGAAAAGACTATTAGGCAACGCTCTTCTCGACGAATCTAACCAAAGATTTGTCCTCTTATCCGATTCTTGCATCCCACTCTACAATTTCACAACCATCTACGATTACTTAACCGGCACAAACCTCAGCTTCATTGGCTCGTTCGACGACCCAAGAAAATCAGGTAGAGGCCGTTACAACCGTAATATGTATCCACAAATCAACATCACACATTGGCGAAAAGGATCGCAGTGGTTCGAAACAACTCGAGAACTTGCTCTTCACATCATCGCAGACACGTTCTACTACAAAATATTCGATCAGCATTGTAAACCGCCTTGTTACATGGACGAGCACTATATCCCAACTCTAGTTCACATGTTGCATGGAGAGATGTCCTCGAACCGGACCTTGACTTGGGTCGATTGGTCAAAAGTCGGTCCACATCCTGGTCGGTTTATTTGGCCTGATATAACCGATGAGTTTCTTAACCGAATCCGGTTTACGGACGAGTGTGTCTATCATGGCCGTGGCGGAGAGAACATTACAACTTCGAAGTGTTTTTTATTTGCGAGGAAATTTACAGCCGAGACTTTAGAACCATTGTTAAGAATTTCTCCTGTAGTTCTTGGTTTTGGTCCATAA
- the LOC104705905 gene encoding uncharacterized protein LOC104705905 isoform X2, translating to MGSIDHKSKKEEEQYPMISKPLRSILLQKGSYFLSSLFFVVGFSVGLFLCLQLKALHMSTMTTQRQPLWSTLLIFNHTTTMDIIGELPLRVLQHNMSDQELFIKVASLSSSPPSSLSSSSWFGRRHNNDGKMVVKVAFMFMTGGRLPLAGLWEKFFEGHEGFYSIYVHTNPPFQDSFPQTSVFYSRRIPSQPVYWGTSSMIDAEKRLLGNALLDESNQRFVLLSDSCIPLYNFTTIYDYLTGTNLSFIGSFDDPRKSGRGRYNRNMYPQINITHWRKGSQWFETTRELALHIIADTFYYKIFDQHCKPPCYMDEHYIPTLVHMLHGEMSSNRTLTWVDWSKVGPHPGRFIWPDITDEFLNRIRFTDECVYHGRGGENITTSKCFLFARKFTAETLEPLLRISPVVLGFGP from the exons ATGGGCAGTATTGATCATAAgagcaagaaagaagaagaacagtaCCCAATGATCTCAAAACCCTTGAGATCGATTCTCTTACAAAAGGGTAGTTATTTCTTAAGCTCGCTCTTCTTTGTAGTCGGTTTCTCGGTTGGTCTCTTCCTTTGTCTCCAACTAAAAGCCTTACACATGTCTACGATGACGACACAACGACAACCCTTATGGTCTACATTACTAATATTCAACCACACCACAACGATGGACATCATAGGAGAGTTGCCACTACGAGTACTTCAACACAAC ATGAGTGATCAAGAACTATTCATCAAAGTCGcgtcattatcatcatcaccaccatcatccttatcatcatcatcgtggTTTGGGAGGAGACATAATAATGATGGGAAGATGGTGGTGAAGGTGGCTTTCATGTTCATGACAGGTGGAAGACTTCCATTGGCTGGCTTGTGGGAGAAGTTCTTTGAAGGACATGAAGGGTTTTATTCCATATATGTCCATACTAATCCACCTTTTCAAGATTCTTTCCCACAAACTTCTGTCTTCTATTCAAGAAGAATCCCAAGCCAG CCAGTTTACTGGGGAACATCATCAATGATAGACGCAGAGAAAAGACTATTAGGCAACGCTCTTCTCGACGAATCTAACCAAAGATTTGTCCTCTTATCCGATTCTTGCATCCCACTCTACAATTTCACAACCATCTACGATTACTTAACCGGCACAAACCTCAGCTTCATTGGCTCGTTCGACGACCCAAGAAAATCAGGTAGAGGCCGTTACAACCGTAATATGTATCCACAAATCAACATCACACATTGGCGAAAAGGATCGCAGTGGTTCGAAACAACTCGAGAACTTGCTCTTCACATCATCGCAGACACGTTCTACTACAAAATATTCGATCAGCATTGTAAACCGCCTTGTTACATGGACGAGCACTATATCCCAACTCTAGTTCACATGTTGCATGGAGAGATGTCCTCGAACCGGACCTTGACTTGGGTCGATTGGTCAAAAGTCGGTCCACATCCTGGTCGGTTTATTTGGCCTGATATAACCGATGAGTTTCTTAACCGAATCCGGTTTACGGACGAGTGTGTCTATCATGGCCGTGGCGGAGAGAACATTACAACTTCGAAGTGTTTTTTATTTGCGAGGAAATTTACAGCCGAGACTTTAGAACCATTGTTAAGAATTTCTCCTGTAGTTCTTGGTTTTGGTCCATAA
- the LOC104705905 gene encoding uncharacterized protein LOC104705905 isoform X3, with the protein MGSIDHKSKKEEEQYPMISKPLRSILLQKGSYFLSSLFFVVGFSVGLFLCLQLKALHMSTMTTQRQPLWSTLLIFNHTTTMDIIGELPLRVLQHNMSDQELFIKVASLSSSPPSSLSSSSWFGRRHNNDGKMVVKVAFMFMTGGRLPLAGLWEKFFEGHEGFYSIYVHTNPPFQDSFPQTSVFYSRRIPSQPVYWGTSSMIDAEKRLLGNALLDESNQRFVLLSDSCIPLYNFTTIYDYLTGTNLSFIGSFDDPRKSGRGRYNRNMYPQINITHWRKGSQWFETTRELALHIIADTFYYKIFDQHCKPPCYMDEHYIPTLVHMLHGEMSSNRTLTWVDWSKVGPHPGRFIWPDITDEFLNRIRFTDECVYHGRGGENITTSKCFLFARKFTAETLEPLLRISPVVLGFGP; encoded by the exons ATGGGCAGTATTGATCATAAgagcaagaaagaagaagaacagtaCCCAATGATCTCAAAACCCTTGAGATCGATTCTCTTACAAAAGGGTAGTTATTTCTTAAGCTCGCTCTTCTTTGTAGTCGGTTTCTCGGTTGGTCTCTTCCTTTGTCTCCAACTAAAAGCCTTACACATGTCTACGATGACGACACAACGACAACCCTTATGGTCTACATTACTAATATTCAACCACACCACAACGATGGACATCATAGGAGAGTTGCCACTACGAGTACTTCAACACAACATGAGTGATCAAGAACTATTCATCAAAGTCGcgtcattatcatcatcaccaccatcatccttatcatcatcatcgtggTTTGGGAGGAGACATAATAATGATGGGAAGATGGTGGTGAAG GTGGCTTTCATGTTCATGACAGGTGGAAGACTTCCATTGGCTGGCTTGTGGGAGAAGTTCTTTGAAGGACATGAAGGGTTTTATTCCATATATGTCCATACTAATCCACCTTTTCAAGATTCTTTCCCACAAACTTCTGTCTTCTATTCAAGAAGAATCCCAAGCCAG CCAGTTTACTGGGGAACATCATCAATGATAGACGCAGAGAAAAGACTATTAGGCAACGCTCTTCTCGACGAATCTAACCAAAGATTTGTCCTCTTATCCGATTCTTGCATCCCACTCTACAATTTCACAACCATCTACGATTACTTAACCGGCACAAACCTCAGCTTCATTGGCTCGTTCGACGACCCAAGAAAATCAGGTAGAGGCCGTTACAACCGTAATATGTATCCACAAATCAACATCACACATTGGCGAAAAGGATCGCAGTGGTTCGAAACAACTCGAGAACTTGCTCTTCACATCATCGCAGACACGTTCTACTACAAAATATTCGATCAGCATTGTAAACCGCCTTGTTACATGGACGAGCACTATATCCCAACTCTAGTTCACATGTTGCATGGAGAGATGTCCTCGAACCGGACCTTGACTTGGGTCGATTGGTCAAAAGTCGGTCCACATCCTGGTCGGTTTATTTGGCCTGATATAACCGATGAGTTTCTTAACCGAATCCGGTTTACGGACGAGTGTGTCTATCATGGCCGTGGCGGAGAGAACATTACAACTTCGAAGTGTTTTTTATTTGCGAGGAAATTTACAGCCGAGACTTTAGAACCATTGTTAAGAATTTCTCCTGTAGTTCTTGGTTTTGGTCCATAA
- the LOC104705906 gene encoding probable mannan synthase 11: METMMWWRKMSSLLLVPIFKCLVAMCLVISLLVFVESLYMNIVVFYVKLFKRKPEKIYKWEAMQEDMELGDQNYPMVLVQIPMYNEREVFQLSIGAACGLIWPLDRLIIQVLDDSTDPTIMEMVNIECGKWARKGINIKCERRDNRNGYKAGALKQGMRHSYVKQCAYIAIFDADFQPEPDYLHRSIPFLIHNPELALVQARWKFVNAKKCLMTRMQEMSLNYHFTAEQESGSTRHAFFGFNGTAGVWRMAAMEEAGGWKDRTTVEDMDLAVRVGLHGWRFVFVNDVAVKSELPSQFKAFRFQQHRWSCGPANLFRKMAMEIISNKRVTIWKKLYVIYSFFFVRKIIVHFFTFFFYCLILPTSVFFPEVNIPTWSTMYFPFMITLFNAIATPRSFYLVIFWVLFENVMAMHRTKGTFIGLLEGGRVNEWVVTEKLGDALETKLLPQIRKPRNGVLDRINSKEMMVGIYILCCASYNLVFGKTLLYIYLYMQALAFIISGFGFVGTN, translated from the exons atgGAGACTATGATGTGGTGGAGAAAAATGAGTAGTCTACTTCTAGTTCCTATATTCAAGTGTTTGGTGGCTATGTGTTTGGTCATCTCACTGTTAGTTTTCGTAGAGAGTTTATATATGAACATTGTAGTATTTTACGTTAAGTTGTTTAAACGCAAACCCGAGAAGATCTACAAATGGGAGGCAATGCAAGAGGACATGGAGCTCGGAGATCAAAACTATCCCATGGTTCTTGTCCAAATCCCAATGTACAACGAACGAGAG GTGTTTCAGTTATCCATTGGTGCTGCTTGCGGACTCATATGGCCATTGGATCGACTAATCATTCAAGTTTTAGACGATTCCACTGATCCCACTATCATG GAAATGGTGAACATAGAGTGTGGGAAATGGGCAAGAAAAGGCATTAACATAAAATGTGAGAGGAGAGACAATAGAAATGGCTATAAAGCTGGAGCTCTTAAACAAGGCATGAGGCATAGCTACGTCAAACAATGCGCTTACATTGCCATCTTCGATGCTGATTTCCAGCCAGAGCCCGACTACCTCCACCGCAGTATCCCATTTCTCATCCACAATCCCGAGCTTGCTCTTGTTCAAGCCCGATGGAAATTTG TGAACGCAAAGAAGTGCTTGATGACTAGGATGCAGGAGATGTCTCTCAATTACCATTTCACGGCAGAGCAAGAATCGGGATCCACTAGACATGCCTTCTTTGGCTTCAATG GTACTGCGGGTGTATGGAGAATGGCCGCAATGGAAGAAGCAGGAGGTTGGAAAGACCGAACCACCGTCGAAGACATGGACTTGGCCGTACGTGTCGGTCTACACGGCTGGAGATTTGTTTTCGTCAACGACGTTGCG GTGAAAAGTGAGCTACCAAGCCAATTTAAGGCTTTCAGATTCCAACAACATCGATGGTCATGCGGTCCAGCTAATCTTTTCAGAAAAATGGCTATGGAAATTATTAGCAATAAG AGAGTGACGATTTGGAAGAAACTGTATGTGATCTACAGCTTCTTTTTCGTAAGGAAGATCATAGTCcatttcttcaccttcttcttctattgtCTCATTCTTCCTACGAGCGTTTTCTTTCCCGAAGTCAACATTCCGACTTGGTCAACTATGTACTTTCCTTTTATGATCACTCTCTTCAATGCCATTGCCACTCCAAG ATCATTCTACCTCGTgatattttgggttttgttcGAGAATGTTATGGCCATGCATCGAACCAAAGGCACTTTCATTGGTTTACTTGAAGGAGGGAGAGTGAACGAATGGGTTGTCACTGAGAAATTAGGAGATGCTCTTGAGACTAAGTTACTTCCGCAAATAAGAAAACCTCGCAATGGGGTTCTCGACAG GATAAACTCAAAGGAGATGATGGTGGGGATATACATTTTGTGTTGCGCCTCCTATAACCTTGTCTTTGGGAAGACATTGTTATATATCTATCTTTACATGCAGGCTCTTGCATTTATTATTTCTGGATTTGGTTTTGTAGGAACTAATTAA
- the LOC104705908 gene encoding uncharacterized protein LOC104705908 isoform X1, whose translation MSLSRLQKFKLFAAHRSLEASSAAGNPAMSPTKSPVFNLRRRKTLRMLFEKSSDSRRRNLRQILEDSPESDGNSGKNKRGNHRAARGKLKELLVTSPSPPFNGREEICRGGGEERSENLSSVTVRSVAYNGDGRELTGRRLGSSGSVQSFRLRILRKPWRPVLVTIPEQ comes from the coding sequence ATGTCACTCTCCCGCCTACAAAAATTCAAGCTTTTCGCCGCACATCGCAGCTTAGAGGCATCCTCTGCCGCCGGGAACCCCGCGATGAGTCCGACGAAGAGCCCTGTATTTAATCTCCGGCGACGCAAAACCCTGCGGATGCTGTTCGAAAAGAGCTCCGACAGTCGCAGACGCAATCTCCGTCAGATCCTTGAGGATTCGCCGGAATCTGATGGAAACTCCGGGAAAAATAAGAGGGGGAACCACCGAGCTGCTAGGGGCAAACTGAAAGAGCTCTTGGTGACATCGCCGTCGCCGCCGTTCAATGGTAGAGAAGAGATTTGCCGAGGCGGTGGAGAAGAGAGGAGCGAGAATCTGTCGTCGGTGACAGTTCGCTCCGTTGCTTATAACGGTGACGGGAGAGAGTTAACGGGTCGAAGATTGGGTTCGTCCGGTTCGGTTCAATCATTTCGGTTGAGGATTTTGAGAAAACCATGGAGACCAGTCCTAGTTACTATTCctgaacaataa